TACAAGGTATTTTCTACCTTTACCAAATCCCAAGGGGAATTTAAAGCGGTTGTTAAACCAGCACCCCCATGTGGACGAATATTACGACTTTGTTCGCCTGTTCCTGCAATGGTTTCTACTGTTTGCTGCTTGATGTCTACTCGTCGCAAAGCATGATTTTCAGTATCAGCGACGTAAAGAATTTGCTTCTCCTCATCAAACGCCATACCTTGGGGTGCAGAAAATTGGGCTTCCTCAAAATTACCGTCAGTTAAGCCTGATTTTCCATTACCAATTAAATGCAGAATATCACCGTTGAAGTTACTGAAGACTATGCGGTGATGTCCAGAGTCAGCGACGAATAACCCGGCTGGAGTAGCTAAGACTTTACCGGGAAAGGCTAGAGGAGTGATTAATGGTTGATGTTGTTTTTCTAAAGTTAGGCTAAGTTCTTGAAAATTAATTGTGCCTTGGTTTTTATGTTCCTGAATTATTTGGGTGATGAGTTCGTCTAAAACATCTCGATTTCCTTCACCAGAGACGGAACCAACTACATAGCCTTTTGGGTCAATAACCATTAATGTAGGCCAAGCACGCACAGCATACTCTTGCCAAATACGAAAACCCTGATCTACTACTACAGGATGTTCGATATCGTAGCGTAATATAGCTTGGCGGATATTTTCGGTTTCCTGTTCATTGGCAAATTTGCCAGAATGGACACCAATAACTGTCAAACTGTCTTTATATTTTTGTTCTAGATACTTCAATTCTGGTAAGACATGCAGACAATTGATACAACAGTAAGTCCAAAAGTCTAAAATCACGACTCTACCCTTTAATTGCTTCATAGATAAGGGATGGTCAGTGTTTAGCCAAGGATAATTTTGTGGTAGTTCTGGCGCTCTTACACGAGGAGTCATAGATATTTTTAGTTGATTAAACTGGCTATCAACAGCTAGAGCTTTAATATCCTTGATTTGCTTGCTGTTTTAATTATATGTAGATAAAATTTGCAAGAATAACAATCCCTAGAATGTGGGTTTTACTCATGACAAAAGTCGAAGTTCTTCATCAACTTTACCTATTTTGAGGATTGCTTAAAATAGCTTTTGGTTGATTGGCATCAAATAGAGAAGCTGACAAAAGAATGACTGGTTTATTTGTCTGGTTTTCTCCGTAATGAATCATGCCAGCAGGTTCAACAAAGGAATCTCCTACAGTTAGTTGTGTAGTTTTTCCTTTTTTAAGAATTAATTTTGTACCGTTAGCTTTTGTAACTTGAGCTTCTCCTTCTACAACAGTATAAGCTAAAGTTCCTGCCTCTACTCTTACAATCTGCATCCCAGGATGAGTATGAGTAGGCAATTTTGTTCTGGGTGCGATCGCATATCGTACCAGTTCCATAATCTGTTTTTGATCTTGAGTGGGATAACCACTGGCTAAAACATCACGGGTAACAGATTGAGTATAAGTGTTGGGTGAGGAAGTTTGCTGGCTATTAGCAACTACGCTGCCAAAAGCTAACATTGCTAAAGTGAGCAGCAGAGACATCTTTTTCATAGGAAGATTTATATAGTATGTAATAAATATTACTTGTAATGTAAACTAATAAATAGATAAGCATGGGATTTGTAAATAAAATAGTCAAATTTGCTCATCTATTGCTAATAAAAGGCAGAGTGTAGATCAAAATCTGCGATCGCATTATCAATCTATTGAAAATCTAACTCTGATTGAATCTGCCAACGTCTACCATCGTGAATCAACAATGTGAGTTTGTTGGCGGTAAACTCAAAATTTAGCTGACGCTGGGCAAATTCTGGCCAAGCAGCGTGAAAGTTTTGTTTTTTTAAGTCTCGAAATGCCACAGTCATGTGTGGGGCAAAAGGTCGTTGCTTGCCAACTCGGTCTACAATTTGTAAGTTAGCTTCCATCTGTGCAGATAAATTTGCTTGCAAACTCAGCAATTTTGGACTCCTCACCACATTAATATAGATGACGCGAGGCGCAAAAGCAGCGAAATTATTAAGTGTAACTGGTATTGAATGTTGCTGGCTGGCAAACTCTCTCAAGGATGTTTCTAAAACTGATAAGTTATTATTTGCCCACTCAAAAGGCGGTTGCAGCGTAATATGTGGTGGCGACTTTTGCGCGTGGCTACTAGCGTAGTTGTCGGCAAAATATTGTTTGATTTGGTTAGCGTAGTCTTGGATATCTTGCGGCGGTAGCAAGGCGACGAAAAAACGGCTGTGGGAATGGTTCAAGATTTCATCAGGGGAAACTAGTTAAATTAGTTGGTAATCCACCCTATAGAACATATCATTTCCAAAGGTTGTAAGTAAAATGCCGATTTTCGTCAAAATAGAAGAGGGTAAGGTTGACAAATCTATTTTTGATCAATACGTACCTGCTCACCACGCCTACGTAAAAGATTTAATTGCCAAAGGACACAAAGCTAAAACAGGTTATTGGGCGCAATTTGGCGGCGGGATGTTGCTATTTGAGGCAGAATCAATGGCAGAAGCCCAGGCAATTATTGCGGCTGATCCTTTGGTCAAGAACGGTTGTGTTAACTATAAACTTTACGAATGGAAAATTGTGGTTGAGTAACACCCAGTTACAGAAAATTGGTGTTATACTATAAACAGACCTGGATCTATGCGGCTGCAACGCCTAAACCTTGTCAGGACCGGAAGGTAGCAGCAACACGGGATGCTTGTGGTAGGCGTAGTCTCCGGGTCGCCCTATTTCTAGGAGCTATCAGCAGCAATGCCTGGTTTTGGAGATATTGTTCAAAAAGCTTTTTACCTTGGTGTCGGGTTAGCTTCTTACGCAGGTGAGAAAGCTGTTTCTGCATCTGGTAAACTAAGTGAAATTAAATTAAGTGAACTGCGATCGCAAATCCAAAAACTGGCAGATGACATGGTTGCCAAGGGTGAGATGACCACAGAAGAAGCTCGTCGCTTCGTGGAAGACATGATGAAGCAAGCCCAACAACCACCAGCACCAGCTGAATCTCCAGAAAACTCACCAGCTTCTGAACCTCGTCGCATCGAAATTTTAGAGGAAGACGAAGAACCAACGGTGAGAGAGGCATCAACAGACAATGTAGAAAATGTAGATCAACTCCGTCAACAAGTGCTAGAACTGCAAGAAGAGTTGAAAAGATTGCAAAAAGATTAACTGAGTGTTGGGTGCTGAGTAATGAGTGCTGAGTGAAAAATTATTGCTTTTTCCTCTGTGCTTCCTCTACTCTTACTACTTCCCAGACAGGAATTAGCATCAGCACAATGTTAGCTTGATGTGCTACTACTAAGTTAAAAATCTATAATATATGTGATCTAGGGTGTACTTTAGTGCTTTCAGCCAAGCAGCACTAAGCGTCCTATTTTATTTAAGCCAGGGCGTTAAGTTTATGGATCAATGGCAAAAAGATTTGATGGAAATGGTAGAAACCGTGGCCGATGAAGTAGAACGCTTCCTCTTGGGAATGGGTGAAATGGTAGATGCCTTTTTTGAGCTAACAGAAGACTTTACCGAACAAGTGCAAAACACTTTCGCTAATGAAGTAGACCAGTATTTACAGGATATCACTGAGCCAATTCTGGATATTTACTGGGAACTAGAGGATGTTGTAGCAGATGTTGATCCAGGATTTCCTTACTCTGTGGAAGCTACAGCAGAAAAAAATGCCGCCTGTATAGGTTGTAGTAATTACCACGGTCATGTTTATGGTGGTAACTTATTAGTCTGTGGAATCCATCCTCATGGGTGGGATGATGGGAATTGCCCTGATTGGGAAAAGGAGTAGTAAGTGATGAGTGCTGAGTGCTGTTAGCGCAAGCGGCACGTTTAGCACGTGCTGCGTGAGGGGTGGTGAATGTTAAGTTATTAGTAGTAGTATTTACATTTTGGACTAATAATTTATGAGTAATTCTTCACCAGAGATTGTATCTCAGCCTAACCAAGAGCTTAAGTACGGCGAACGTAACATTGCGGAAGGGCAACTAATTACTTTTCCTAATCCGCGTGTAGGTAGAAGATACAATATTGAGATCAGTTTGCCGGAATTTACCTGTAAGTGTCCATTTTCCGGTTATCCTGACTTCGCAACAATTCATATTAACTATGTGCCTGATGAGCGTGTTGTGGAGTTGAAGGCGCTTAAGCTTTACATTAACAGTTACCGCGATCGCTATATTTCCCACGAAGAATCTGCTAACCAAATTCTCGATGATTTTGTTGCAGCGTGTGATCCCTTGGATGTGACTGTCAAAGCCGATTTTTCTCCCCGTGGAAACGTTCACACAGTCGTAGAAGTGCGACATAGTAAATAACAGGGAGTAGTGAGTAGGGAGTGGGGAGTAGGAACTAAAACGCCATTACCCATTACCCATTACCAAATTTCCAATTTTTATTTTGTTTTAAATTATTTAACTGTTTTGCTAAATAGGTTTTATATGATTATATAACTATAGAGAGATTTAATACGTAAAGGAGTCTCATGGTTAATTCGCTTGCAACTCCAGAACCGCAAACGCTAAAGCCGGGTGTGAAAGCGCCAGTGCAGGAGACATTACTCACGCCTCGGTTTTACACCACCGACTTTGATGCAGTGGCGAATTTAGATATTTCCGCCAATGAGACTGAGATTAGAGCGATAGTTGATGAATTGCGTGCTGACTACAACCGCCATCACTTCGTGCGTGATGAAGAATTTAAACAATCTTGGGATCATATTACCGGGGAAAAGCGCCGCGCCTTTATTGACTTTTTGGAGCGTTCTTGTACCTCGGAGTTTTCGGGATTTCTGTTATTTAAGGAGTTATCTCGCCGCATTAAATCGCGTAACCCTTTGTTAGCGGAAGCTTTTGAATATATGGCACGGGATGAAGCACGCCATGCGGGATTCTTGAATAAATCAATGTCCGATATGCGGCTGTCCCTAGACTTAAATTACCTCACCAAAAGTCGCACATATACCTTTTTTCCGCCGGAGTGGATTATTTATACAGTCTACCTATCGGAAAAAATAGGCTACTGGCGTTATATTTTGGTGCATCAACACATGCAGGAACATCCTGAATATCAGTTTTATCCACTGTTTAGGAAGTTTGAAAGCTGGTGTCAGGATGAAAACCGACATGGGGATTTCTTTAAAGCATTATTGCGATCGCAGTCTTCCCTATGGAAAACTTGGAAAGCACGGCTATGGGTACGCTTCTTCCTGTTGACTGTGTTCGCTACCCATACCATGACAGTATTTGAACGCGCTTCATTTTACGAATCGATTGGTATTCATCCGCGCAAATACAACAACAGAGTGATTCAAGAGACAAATAACACCTCAGCTAGAGCCTTTCCTATCATCTTGAATACCAACCACCCGGAATTTTTCTGGCGCTTAGAACAGTGTTCAGTCAATAACCTCAAACTGGCAGCTATTAACAATAACAAGCTACCCAACTTTATCAAATTTTTCCAGAGAATACCGCCGGCGATCGCTATTTTCTGGAATATGCTGAAGCTTTACCTCATCAAACCTATCGACACCGAAGCCACACGCGGCACAGTCCTTTAATTCTCTTTAGTCGGTAATGGGTAACAGGTAATCGTCGGTAATTGCCTGTTACCATTACCAATTACCAATTACCAACCCCCAAGATATGATAAGTGTTTAAGCAGACATAATATTATTGAGTTAAGGCTAACTCTGGTTGTGAGGTTTCTGGTTCTTCTGGTAAGCCGAAAATGGAACGATAGAGTTTATCGTATTCCTTAGCAGATTTGTACCAGCTAAAGTCTTGACTCATCCCCCGCTTTTGTAGTTCTTGCCATTGGGGTTTAAAGCGGAAACCTTCCCAAGCGCGAATCATACAGGTAAATAAGTCTAGAGGTTCGTAGCGGTCGAAGCAATAGCCTGTACCTGCGCCGTTGGTGGGGTCGTGGTGGGTTACAG
Above is a genomic segment from Nostoc sp. MS1 containing:
- a CDS encoding thioredoxin-like domain-containing protein — encoded protein: MTPRVRAPELPQNYPWLNTDHPLSMKQLKGRVVILDFWTYCCINCLHVLPELKYLEQKYKDSLTVIGVHSGKFANEQETENIRQAILRYDIEHPVVVDQGFRIWQEYAVRAWPTLMVIDPKGYVVGSVSGEGNRDVLDELITQIIQEHKNQGTINFQELSLTLEKQHQPLITPLAFPGKVLATPAGLFVADSGHHRIVFSNFNGDILHLIGNGKSGLTDGNFEEAQFSAPQGMAFDEEKQILYVADTENHALRRVDIKQQTVETIAGTGEQSRNIRPHGGAGLTTALNSPWDLVKVENTLYIAMAGPHQIWQMDLASGIIKTYAGTGAEGCFDGSLTESAFAQPSGITTNGNELYIADSEISSIRGVGLVEPQQVRTVCGSGDLFGFGDVDGQGENVRLQHCLGVEYFQNYLWVADTYNHKIKMVNPHSGNCQTVLGNGSAGLQDGQGKNTSFFEPSGLSAIDSYLFIADTNNHVIRRVDLQTLEVKTVEFNGLCSPDICIPKGF
- a CDS encoding cupin domain-containing protein; translation: MKKMSLLLTLAMLAFGSVVANSQQTSSPNTYTQSVTRDVLASGYPTQDQKQIMELVRYAIAPRTKLPTHTHPGMQIVRVEAGTLAYTVVEGEAQVTKANGTKLILKKGKTTQLTVGDSFVEPAGMIHYGENQTNKPVILLSASLFDANQPKAILSNPQNR
- a CDS encoding 2'-5' RNA ligase family protein, yielding MNHSHSRFFVALLPPQDIQDYANQIKQYFADNYASSHAQKSPPHITLQPPFEWANNNLSVLETSLREFASQQHSIPVTLNNFAAFAPRVIYINVVRSPKLLSLQANLSAQMEANLQIVDRVGKQRPFAPHMTVAFRDLKKQNFHAAWPEFAQRQLNFEFTANKLTLLIHDGRRWQIQSELDFQ
- a CDS encoding YciI family protein, translated to MPIFVKIEEGKVDKSIFDQYVPAHHAYVKDLIAKGHKAKTGYWAQFGGGMLLFEAESMAEAQAIIAADPLVKNGCVNYKLYEWKIVVE
- a CDS encoding phasin family protein; its protein translation is MPGFGDIVQKAFYLGVGLASYAGEKAVSASGKLSEIKLSELRSQIQKLADDMVAKGEMTTEEARRFVEDMMKQAQQPPAPAESPENSPASEPRRIEILEEDEEPTVREASTDNVENVDQLRQQVLELQEELKRLQKD
- the queF gene encoding preQ(1) synthase, encoding MSNSSPEIVSQPNQELKYGERNIAEGQLITFPNPRVGRRYNIEISLPEFTCKCPFSGYPDFATIHINYVPDERVVELKALKLYINSYRDRYISHEESANQILDDFVAACDPLDVTVKADFSPRGNVHTVVEVRHSK
- the acsF gene encoding magnesium-protoporphyrin IX monomethyl ester (oxidative) cyclase, which produces MVNSLATPEPQTLKPGVKAPVQETLLTPRFYTTDFDAVANLDISANETEIRAIVDELRADYNRHHFVRDEEFKQSWDHITGEKRRAFIDFLERSCTSEFSGFLLFKELSRRIKSRNPLLAEAFEYMARDEARHAGFLNKSMSDMRLSLDLNYLTKSRTYTFFPPEWIIYTVYLSEKIGYWRYILVHQHMQEHPEYQFYPLFRKFESWCQDENRHGDFFKALLRSQSSLWKTWKARLWVRFFLLTVFATHTMTVFERASFYESIGIHPRKYNNRVIQETNNTSARAFPIILNTNHPEFFWRLEQCSVNNLKLAAINNNKLPNFIKFFQRIPPAIAIFWNMLKLYLIKPIDTEATRGTVL